A window of Christiangramia forsetii KT0803 contains these coding sequences:
- a CDS encoding efflux RND transporter permease subunit encodes MQKIFSFGFWNSIASLILRNRIIIIILIGVSTFLLSTQWKNMQFSFTEANLMPDDHEVNINYNDFLDKFGEEGNLILLGVQDSALFTPEKFKAWNELISKLTKYPEVDHIISPADLQELKKFEDPKRFEMVPVLESEEPDSLELNNFENKLFTELPFYENLVYSSHSNTIQSALYLNKELVNTKARKIFVLEELEPLIQEFEEKHEIDVRVSGMPYIRTLNAQNIVDEIGLFIVAALIVTSLIFFFFFRSIRATIISMLTVCIGVMWAFGVIGLLHYEITILTALIPPLIIVIGIPNCIFLINKYQQEIKNHGNQAKSLQRVITKVGNATLMTNVTTASGFATFILTDSKLLREFGVVASINILAIFILSLLIIPVIYSYLKPPKDRHLKHLTKRWIGGFVNWMENMVRHHRIAIYICSVSLLALSIVGIYTIKVSGSILEDMPQNTQFFQDVKFFEREFDGVMPLEIFIDTKRPKGVLKLSNLKRMEELENFIQNIPELSKPLSINRLVKYSKQAYYNGNPKYYQLPSSQERNFIMPYAKSLSSNEGIMQSYIDSTGQYARITTFMKDVGTEKMEEIENDLLPQIKKIFPEERYNISITGKALLFQKGTNYLVRNLIISLGLAIILIAGLMAWMFRSFRMIIISLVPNLLPLLVTAGVMGFLGVPIKPSTILVFSIAFGISVDDTIHFLAKYRQELKANNWKIKRSVYGALRETGVSMFYTSIVLFFGFSVFMISSFGGTVALGGLVSATLLFAMLANLLLLPSLLLSLEKSIANKEVLKEPAMKIIETDEDENNYNSEKPKN; translated from the coding sequence ATGCAAAAGATCTTTAGCTTTGGATTCTGGAACTCCATAGCCAGCCTTATTTTAAGAAACAGGATCATAATCATTATCCTTATTGGGGTATCTACATTCCTGCTTTCTACCCAATGGAAGAATATGCAGTTTTCTTTTACGGAAGCTAACCTTATGCCCGATGATCATGAAGTAAACATTAATTACAATGATTTTCTGGATAAGTTTGGTGAAGAAGGAAATCTAATTCTGTTAGGCGTCCAGGATTCTGCCCTGTTTACTCCTGAAAAGTTTAAAGCCTGGAATGAGCTTATCTCTAAACTTACCAAATATCCCGAAGTTGATCATATCATTTCCCCGGCAGACCTTCAGGAACTGAAGAAATTTGAAGATCCCAAGAGATTTGAAATGGTTCCCGTACTGGAAAGTGAAGAACCAGACAGCCTTGAACTTAATAATTTTGAAAATAAGCTGTTTACTGAACTTCCGTTTTATGAGAACCTGGTTTATAGTTCACATTCCAACACCATCCAGTCTGCACTTTACCTCAATAAAGAACTGGTAAACACGAAGGCCAGGAAGATCTTTGTTCTGGAAGAACTGGAACCCTTAATTCAGGAATTTGAAGAAAAACATGAGATCGATGTCCGGGTTTCCGGAATGCCCTATATAAGAACGTTGAATGCTCAAAATATAGTAGACGAAATTGGGCTTTTTATCGTCGCAGCTTTAATTGTGACCTCCCTGATCTTCTTTTTCTTCTTTAGATCTATCAGAGCTACCATCATTTCTATGCTTACGGTATGTATCGGGGTGATGTGGGCCTTCGGGGTAATTGGTCTTTTACATTATGAGATCACTATTCTTACAGCACTTATCCCTCCACTGATTATTGTAATTGGTATTCCTAACTGTATTTTCCTGATCAATAAATATCAGCAGGAAATAAAAAATCACGGAAATCAGGCGAAGTCATTACAACGGGTGATCACTAAAGTTGGTAATGCCACTTTAATGACCAATGTGACTACCGCATCGGGTTTCGCAACCTTTATTTTAACCGATAGTAAACTATTACGTGAATTTGGTGTGGTGGCTTCCATCAATATTCTGGCAATTTTCATTCTTAGTTTATTGATAATCCCGGTTATCTACAGCTATTTAAAACCTCCGAAGGATAGACACTTAAAGCACTTGACAAAAAGATGGATCGGTGGTTTTGTAAACTGGATGGAGAATATGGTTCGCCATCATAGAATCGCGATCTATATCTGCTCTGTATCATTACTTGCCTTAAGTATTGTTGGTATTTACACTATAAAAGTTTCAGGAAGTATTCTTGAAGATATGCCACAGAACACTCAATTCTTCCAGGATGTGAAATTCTTTGAAAGAGAGTTTGACGGCGTGATGCCTTTGGAAATATTTATCGACACAAAAAGACCGAAAGGTGTTTTAAAGCTTTCCAACCTAAAACGAATGGAGGAACTGGAGAATTTTATTCAGAATATTCCAGAACTTTCAAAGCCACTTTCAATAAACCGACTGGTGAAGTATTCTAAACAGGCTTATTATAATGGTAATCCAAAATATTATCAACTCCCCTCTTCTCAGGAGCGTAATTTTATTATGCCATACGCCAAAAGTCTTTCTTCCAATGAAGGGATTATGCAATCTTATATAGATTCCACTGGCCAATATGCCAGAATAACCACCTTTATGAAAGACGTGGGGACCGAGAAAATGGAAGAAATTGAGAATGACCTTTTACCACAGATCAAAAAGATTTTTCCAGAAGAAAGGTATAATATTTCTATAACCGGTAAAGCTTTACTATTTCAGAAAGGGACAAATTATCTGGTTAGAAACCTTATCATCTCCCTTGGCTTAGCCATCATACTAATTGCAGGTCTAATGGCGTGGATGTTTAGAAGTTTTAGAATGATCATCATTTCCCTGGTGCCAAACCTTTTACCCTTATTGGTAACAGCCGGCGTGATGGGATTCCTGGGCGTCCCGATAAAACCATCTACTATTCTGGTATTTAGTATCGCCTTTGGGATTTCCGTAGATGACACAATACATTTCCTGGCGAAATACAGACAGGAGCTAAAAGCCAATAACTGGAAAATAAAACGATCTGTTTACGGAGCTCTGAGAGAAACAGGGGTTAGCATGTTCTATACCTCTATAGTATTGTTTTTTGGGTTTTCAGTATTTATGATTAGCAGCTTTGGCGGAACAGTGGCTCTCGGAGGCTTAGTTTCCGCTACGTTGTTATTTGCCATGCTTGCCAATTTACTTCTGTTACCTTCTTTACTGCTTTCTTTAGAAAAAAGTATTGCTAATAAAGAGGTATTAAAGGAACCGGCAATGAAGATCATCGAAACCGATGAGGATGAGAATAACTATAACTCTGAGAAGCCAAAGAATTAA
- a CDS encoding DUF5686 family protein, whose translation MRYSLFLFFFFSGFCLFGQKTVPGRVINKETRQALAYAKIQSKENTQILTNIDGSFKITLSQENENITISYVGFETINIEINKDTKYLQIGMTPKYEKLETVLISNKPSPAEELIKRAIKRRDSNDPEKLLQGYNYTSYSKFIIDNEFNGISMQADSTSAAIETIINEGRGYLSEKVSEHSYSSQNGRREDVIGIETAGFDKPVYNVLAMEVNPFSLYKKDYELYETQYAGPLANNALRNYDYKILDTIASERPAYMVYFKPKREKIVAGLEGILYLDTESLAIQKATAQLLGAIRLEVTHNYKYHPEKDLWFPSNQTTKIRPGAGGKEISVFGGTISVGSVQKGGGLLSSIFGSKETSGDIYLNSSTTNYNINLDFTPEVKKSEAHINVLDEAITRDSSFWQKNRKVDFSSRDEATKQKVDSLIAAGNVERKIEIKKALASGSYPIGFWNLDLSKIFKFNNYEGIRLGFGGRTNDRVSNKFNINGYTTYGFKDEVLKYGIGTQIYLNKKNGTHLNFNFSRDIREVGTFDYLKGQNTFSILEPRFVNINFFYNYRRYSAGLEHRITPKLDTELRLSKEDIWQIKDYSYLENSEIFRDYDLTTATFSFLWRPFSKFLNTPEENIILEKNFPQFTGQIEQSFSTLGGDFNFTRLGLKAEHEIKRLDNSRTEFILEGNYAFGNIPLTHAFHSYPNNPNRESIFRRFSVAGRNSFETMYFNEFYSTSQAMLHARHQLRPFRISESFQPELVFISRHAIGDFEDPEKHQNVSFNTLEHGYSEAGLELNKLLGGFGLSAAYRYGAYHLPTFKENFSFKFTLQLQL comes from the coding sequence ATGCGCTACTCTCTTTTTTTATTTTTCTTCTTTAGTGGCTTCTGCCTCTTTGGACAAAAAACGGTTCCTGGAAGAGTTATAAATAAAGAGACCCGACAAGCTTTGGCCTATGCCAAAATTCAGTCTAAAGAAAATACACAAATACTTACCAATATTGATGGTAGTTTCAAAATTACTCTTTCACAGGAAAATGAAAATATTACAATTTCTTATGTAGGCTTTGAAACTATAAATATTGAAATAAATAAGGATACAAAATATCTGCAAATAGGGATGACCCCAAAGTATGAAAAACTTGAAACGGTCTTAATCTCTAACAAACCCAGTCCTGCCGAAGAACTTATTAAAAGAGCTATTAAGAGACGAGATTCTAACGATCCTGAAAAATTATTGCAGGGTTATAATTATACTTCGTACTCAAAATTTATAATAGATAATGAGTTCAATGGAATTTCGATGCAGGCCGACTCTACTTCCGCAGCTATTGAAACTATTATAAACGAAGGTAGAGGTTATCTTTCAGAAAAAGTTTCAGAGCATTCCTATTCTTCCCAGAATGGAAGAAGGGAAGATGTAATTGGGATTGAAACAGCAGGTTTCGATAAACCGGTTTATAACGTGCTTGCTATGGAAGTAAATCCTTTCTCGCTTTATAAAAAAGATTACGAATTATATGAGACTCAATATGCAGGGCCACTGGCAAATAATGCGCTCCGTAACTACGATTATAAAATATTAGACACTATTGCTTCAGAAAGACCGGCATACATGGTCTATTTTAAACCTAAACGTGAAAAGATCGTAGCAGGGCTTGAAGGTATTCTTTATCTCGATACCGAAAGTCTGGCAATTCAAAAAGCTACAGCGCAACTATTAGGAGCAATTCGGCTGGAAGTTACCCATAACTACAAATATCACCCGGAAAAAGATCTATGGTTTCCCTCAAACCAGACAACGAAAATTAGACCGGGAGCCGGAGGAAAAGAGATTTCTGTATTTGGCGGGACTATTTCTGTAGGTTCCGTTCAAAAAGGAGGAGGCTTACTCAGTAGCATTTTTGGATCAAAGGAAACTTCCGGAGACATTTATTTAAATTCCAGCACCACAAACTATAATATAAATCTTGATTTCACTCCAGAGGTTAAAAAATCTGAGGCGCACATCAATGTGCTAGATGAAGCCATTACTAGAGATAGTAGTTTTTGGCAAAAAAATAGGAAAGTAGACTTCTCATCGCGTGATGAAGCTACTAAACAAAAAGTAGACAGCCTGATAGCCGCAGGCAATGTTGAAAGAAAGATCGAAATAAAAAAAGCATTAGCATCGGGATCATACCCTATTGGCTTTTGGAATTTAGACCTGAGTAAAATCTTTAAGTTCAATAATTATGAAGGGATAAGACTCGGTTTTGGCGGTAGAACTAATGATCGAGTTTCAAATAAATTTAATATCAATGGATATACCACCTACGGATTTAAAGATGAAGTTTTAAAATATGGCATTGGAACCCAGATCTATCTCAACAAAAAAAATGGCACACATCTAAATTTTAATTTTTCCAGAGACATTCGGGAAGTAGGGACTTTTGACTATCTAAAAGGGCAGAATACTTTTTCTATTCTCGAACCAAGATTTGTAAATATTAACTTCTTTTATAATTATCGCAGATATTCCGCCGGACTCGAACATAGGATCACTCCTAAATTAGATACCGAATTAAGATTATCGAAAGAAGATATCTGGCAAATAAAAGATTATAGTTACCTGGAAAATTCTGAAATATTTAGGGATTATGATCTTACTACTGCGACCTTTTCTTTTCTATGGAGACCATTTTCCAAATTTCTAAATACTCCTGAAGAGAATATCATCCTGGAAAAGAACTTTCCTCAATTTACAGGACAGATAGAGCAATCTTTTTCAACACTTGGAGGAGATTTCAATTTTACCCGGCTTGGCTTAAAAGCTGAACATGAAATTAAAAGATTGGATAACTCCAGGACAGAATTTATTCTCGAAGGAAATTATGCTTTCGGGAATATCCCCCTTACACATGCATTTCATTCATATCCCAATAATCCAAATAGAGAAAGTATTTTCAGACGATTTTCAGTAGCCGGGAGAAATAGTTTTGAAACTATGTATTTCAATGAATTTTATAGTACCAGCCAGGCAATGCTCCATGCCCGTCACCAATTGAGGCCGTTTAGAATTTCCGAAAGCTTTCAGCCTGAACTGGTTTTTATTTCAAGACACGCCATTGGAGATTTTGAAGATCCCGAAAAACATCAAAATGTTTCCTTCAACACTTTAGAACATGGATATTCTGAAGCCGGATTAGAACTAAATAAACTTTTAGGAGGCTTTGGACTTAGTGCAGCTTATAGATACGGGGCCTACCACCTACCTACATTTAAAGAAAATTTCTCTTTCAAATTCACTTTGCAACTACAGCTTTAA
- the frr gene encoding ribosome recycling factor, giving the protein MDEVEFILEEAKEGMEKAITHLKKQLSNIRAGKASPSMLGSVMVEYYGSQTPLQQVANVNTPDARTLSIQPFEKSLITEIERGIMLANLGFNPMNNGESVIINVPPLTEERRKQLSKQAKAEAEDAKVGVRNDRKQAMQELKKADISEDLLKSSEDEVQELTNTYIERIDKILTVKETEIMTV; this is encoded by the coding sequence ATGGATGAAGTTGAATTTATTTTAGAAGAAGCAAAGGAAGGAATGGAAAAAGCCATTACGCATCTTAAAAAACAACTTTCAAATATACGTGCAGGAAAAGCCAGTCCAAGTATGCTTGGTAGTGTAATGGTTGAATATTATGGATCTCAAACTCCGCTTCAACAGGTTGCCAATGTAAATACTCCGGATGCGAGAACACTTTCAATCCAACCTTTTGAAAAAAGTTTAATTACTGAAATCGAAAGAGGAATTATGCTGGCAAATCTTGGCTTCAATCCTATGAATAATGGAGAGAGCGTTATTATAAACGTTCCGCCACTTACTGAAGAAAGAAGGAAACAGCTCTCTAAGCAGGCAAAAGCAGAGGCTGAAGATGCCAAAGTTGGCGTTAGAAATGACAGAAAACAGGCGATGCAGGAGCTAAAAAAAGCTGATATTTCTGAAGACTTACTTAAAAGTTCTGAAGATGAAGTTCAGGAACTAACCAATACCTATATCGAAAGAATAGATAAGATTCTCACAGTGAAAGAAACGGAGATTATGACGGTTTAA
- the pyrH gene encoding UMP kinase: MHYERILLKLSGEALMGNRQYGIDPERLAEYAAEIKSVVDKGVEVAIVIGGGNIFRGVAGASRGMDRVQGDHMGMLATVINGLALQSALEDANIQTRLQSAIKINEVAEPFIRRKAIRHLEKGRVVIFGGGTGNPYFTTDSAAVLRAIEIKADVILKGTRVDGIYTSDPEKNKEATKFDFITFEDVIKKGLKVMDTTAFTLSQENELPIIVFDMNKPGNLLKVATGERVGTKVNL, from the coding sequence ATGCACTACGAAAGAATACTTTTAAAACTATCAGGAGAAGCTTTAATGGGAAACCGCCAATATGGCATTGATCCCGAGCGACTGGCAGAGTATGCCGCAGAAATCAAATCTGTAGTAGATAAAGGTGTTGAGGTAGCGATTGTTATTGGTGGAGGAAACATTTTTAGAGGAGTTGCCGGGGCAAGTCGCGGTATGGATCGTGTTCAGGGTGATCATATGGGAATGCTCGCAACCGTAATAAACGGACTTGCTTTACAAAGCGCCCTTGAAGATGCAAATATTCAAACCAGATTGCAATCTGCTATTAAAATTAATGAAGTAGCAGAACCATTTATTCGTCGCAAAGCGATAAGACATCTGGAAAAAGGAAGAGTGGTAATTTTTGGAGGTGGAACAGGAAATCCATATTTCACAACAGATTCTGCAGCTGTTCTTAGAGCTATTGAAATTAAAGCTGATGTTATTCTAAAAGGTACCCGTGTAGATGGAATTTACACTTCAGATCCTGAAAAAAATAAAGAAGCAACTAAATTCGATTTTATTACATTTGAAGATGTAATTAAAAAAGGCCTGAAAGTTATGGATACAACAGCCTTTACCTTGAGTCAGGAAAACGAATTACCAATTATAGTTTTTGACATGAATAAACCGGGGAACCTTTTAAAGGTTGCAACGGGAGAGCGTGTTGGAACAAAAGTGAACTTATAA
- a CDS encoding zinc metallopeptidase has translation MLGYYIIAGLIFLVSMFVSNRLKSKFKKYSKVHLQNGMSGKEIAEKMLRDNGITDVEVISTPGMLSDHYNPSKKTVNLSEGVYSQRNAAAAAVAAHECGHALQHAKAYSWLQMRSKLVPVVSVASKFSQWAIFGGLILMSMVGVGVGQTVLLIGIIMYGMGTLFSFITLPVEYDASNRALAWLETENMLTSAEHDAAEDSLKWAARTYVVAAVGSLATLLYFVGIFMGRD, from the coding sequence ATGTTAGGATATTATATAATTGCAGGACTTATTTTTCTAGTAAGTATGTTTGTGAGCAACAGGCTCAAGAGTAAATTTAAGAAATATTCGAAGGTTCATCTTCAAAATGGGATGAGCGGAAAAGAGATCGCAGAAAAAATGCTTCGTGATAATGGAATTACAGATGTTGAGGTAATTTCTACACCCGGAATGCTTTCAGATCATTATAACCCTTCGAAGAAAACAGTAAATCTTAGTGAAGGGGTGTATTCTCAAAGAAATGCCGCAGCCGCAGCAGTGGCAGCACACGAATGTGGTCACGCTTTACAGCATGCGAAGGCTTATAGTTGGTTGCAAATGAGAAGTAAATTGGTGCCGGTGGTAAGTGTAGCTTCTAAATTTTCGCAATGGGCCATTTTTGGAGGTCTAATTCTTATGTCCATGGTTGGGGTAGGAGTAGGTCAAACTGTGTTGCTTATTGGAATAATTATGTATGGAATGGGGACGCTATTCAGTTTTATCACCTTGCCTGTAGAATACGATGCGAGTAACAGGGCGCTGGCATGGCTGGAAACCGAGAATATGCTAACTTCTGCAGAGCATGATGCAGCTGAAGATTCTTTAAAATGGGCAGCCAGAACCTATGTGGTTGCTGCGGTTGGTTCATTGGCAACCTTGCTTTACTTTGTAGGGATTTTTATGGGAAGGGATTAA
- a CDS encoding Lrp/AsnC family transcriptional regulator, which translates to MKIVNDNVKLDGIDKTILNFLMKDAKKPILEIAKNIGITGAAVHQRLRKLEKSGLIEGSKMMLDARLLGYKTMAFVGVYLDKAVSNPQAVKQLSEIPEVIECHYTTGNWSIFLKILCTDNEHLMHVLNKNIQAIEGVSRTETFISLNQQIDRQIKI; encoded by the coding sequence ATGAAGATAGTTAATGATAATGTTAAGCTGGATGGAATTGATAAAACTATTCTCAATTTCCTTATGAAAGATGCTAAAAAACCAATTTTAGAGATCGCTAAAAATATCGGAATCACCGGGGCTGCTGTGCATCAGCGTTTACGGAAACTTGAGAAATCAGGATTAATTGAAGGCTCCAAGATGATGCTGGATGCTAGATTACTAGGATATAAGACGATGGCATTTGTGGGCGTTTACCTTGATAAAGCCGTTAGTAATCCCCAGGCAGTAAAACAACTGAGTGAAATACCCGAAGTTATAGAATGTCATTATACCACCGGGAACTGGTCTATATTTTTAAAGATCCTTTGTACCGATAATGAGCATTTAATGCATGTTCTAAATAAGAATATTCAGGCGATAGAAGGGGTTTCAAGAACAGAAACTTTTATTTCTCTAAATCAACAGATCGACAGACAGATCAAGATCTAA
- a CDS encoding saccharopine dehydrogenase family protein yields the protein MREILIVGAGKSTSVLINYLLEQADKEDLFLRIGDINIENAKKACNNHPKCEAFELDVFKAESREPAIKKADIIISMLPARFHIEVAQDCLKFGKNMVTASYISDQMQELDEEVKAKGLVFMNEIGVDPGIDHMSAMQVIDRIRDKGGKILLFESFTGGLVAPESDNNLWNYKFTWNPRNVVVAGQGGVAEFIQEGKYKYIPYQRLFRRTEFLEIEGHGRFEGYANRNSLKYQSIYGLDDVLTLYRGTIRKVGFSRAWNMFVQLGMTDDSFSMEDSENMSYRDFINSFLPYSPSDSVELKVRHNLKIDQDDIMWEKLIELDLFNPNKNIGIKNATPAQALQKILMDKWSLSHDDKDMIVMYHKFGYELNGERKQIDSTMVHKGEDQSKTAMAKTVGLPVAMATIMILNDEIKTPGVQLPIRKEVYEPLLSKLEEYNIKFEEKETEYLGYNPFGEVGN from the coding sequence ATGCGAGAAATTTTAATTGTGGGAGCGGGAAAATCTACTTCTGTTCTCATTAATTACCTGTTAGAACAGGCCGACAAAGAAGATCTTTTTTTAAGAATTGGAGATATCAATATTGAAAATGCAAAAAAAGCCTGCAACAATCATCCAAAGTGCGAAGCTTTCGAACTTGATGTTTTTAAAGCCGAAAGTAGAGAGCCGGCAATTAAGAAAGCTGATATTATTATTTCCATGCTTCCGGCAAGATTTCATATTGAGGTAGCCCAGGATTGTCTGAAATTTGGCAAAAACATGGTGACCGCTTCCTATATAAGTGATCAAATGCAAGAACTTGATGAGGAAGTAAAAGCTAAAGGTCTTGTTTTTATGAATGAGATTGGAGTAGATCCCGGCATAGACCATATGAGTGCTATGCAAGTGATTGATAGAATTCGTGACAAGGGCGGTAAAATTTTATTGTTTGAATCTTTTACCGGCGGACTGGTTGCTCCTGAAAGTGACAACAATCTATGGAACTATAAATTTACATGGAATCCAAGAAATGTGGTTGTCGCAGGTCAGGGTGGTGTTGCCGAATTTATCCAGGAAGGCAAATATAAATATATTCCCTACCAGAGATTGTTCAGAAGAACTGAATTTCTTGAGATCGAAGGCCATGGAAGATTTGAAGGTTACGCCAATAGAAACTCCCTGAAATATCAAAGTATTTATGGATTGGATGATGTATTGACTTTATACAGGGGCACTATTAGAAAGGTTGGTTTTAGCCGTGCCTGGAATATGTTTGTTCAATTGGGAATGACCGATGATTCTTTCTCTATGGAAGATTCTGAAAATATGAGTTATCGTGATTTTATAAACTCTTTCCTTCCGTATTCACCAAGTGATTCTGTGGAATTGAAAGTTCGTCACAATCTAAAGATAGATCAAGATGATATTATGTGGGAAAAATTGATTGAATTAGATCTTTTCAATCCTAATAAGAATATAGGGATCAAAAATGCTACCCCGGCGCAGGCTCTTCAGAAAATACTAATGGATAAGTGGTCATTATCTCATGATGATAAAGACATGATCGTAATGTACCATAAGTTCGGTTACGAATTAAATGGAGAGAGAAAACAGATAGATTCTACCATGGTACACAAAGGAGAAGATCAATCTAAAACTGCAATGGCAAAAACTGTGGGATTGCCGGTGGCAATGGCTACCATTATGATCTTGAATGATGAAATTAAAACTCCCGGAGTTCAACTTCCTATTAGGAAAGAGGTTTATGAACCTCTACTAAGTAAACTTGAGGAATATAATATCAAATTTGAAGAGAAAGAAACAGAATACCTGGGATATAACCCATTTGGAGAGGTAGGCAATTAG
- a CDS encoding DUF423 domain-containing protein, whose amino-acid sequence MNRKFLIAGTVFGSFAVILGAFAAHGLKGSISLESLRSFETGVRFQMYHALLLLIIGSLKSLQERELNIVFYLICIGIILFSGSIYLLSTGSMFGVDFTPFALLTPLGGSLLIIGWIILLLKFIKLKKK is encoded by the coding sequence ATGAATAGAAAATTTTTAATTGCCGGAACAGTATTTGGGTCATTTGCCGTAATTCTTGGTGCTTTCGCTGCACATGGGTTAAAAGGATCTATTTCTCTTGAGTCTCTTAGGTCTTTTGAAACCGGAGTTAGATTTCAAATGTATCATGCTTTATTGTTACTAATTATAGGATCCTTAAAATCTTTGCAGGAAAGAGAATTAAACATCGTGTTTTATCTTATTTGTATTGGGATAATCCTTTTTTCAGGTTCTATCTATCTGTTGTCCACCGGTTCTATGTTTGGTGTAGATTTTACTCCTTTTGCGTTATTGACTCCTTTAGGAGGAAGCCTTTTAATCATTGGCTGGATCATACTACTCCTGAAATTCATAAAGTTAAAAAAGAAATAA
- the pckA gene encoding phosphoenolpyruvate carboxykinase (ATP), translating into MVDNTQITKTISLEDYGIKNATVHYQLSPEELHNKTIKLGQGVESSSGALAVNTGEFTGRSPKDRFIVKDEVTKDKVWWGDINIPFDTKKFDSLYNKVAEYLGDKDVYARDAYACADEKYRLNIRVLNEYPWSNLFAFNMFLRPENQELDNFKEDWLVLNAPGFKANPEVDGTRQENFAILNFSKKIALIGGTGYTGEIKKGIFSALNFVLPVYENTLPMHCSANVGEDGDTAIFFGLSGTGKTTLSADPERKLIGDDEHGWTKENTIFNFEGGCYAKVINLSEENEPDIYKAIKPGAILENVALDANGDVDFEDVTITQNTRVSYPINHINNIQKPSTGENPKNIFFLTADAFGVLPPISKLTPGQAAYHFISGYTAKVAGTEAGVDEPVPSFSACFGAPFMPLHPTEYAEMLSKKMKAADVNVWLVNTGWTGGPYGVGSRMKLKYTREMISSALEGKLENVDYEKHNIFGLEMPKTCEGVPSEVLNPRNTWKDQNAYDLKAKELSNFFRKNFRKFEEYANEEIMNGAPVE; encoded by the coding sequence ATGGTCGATAACACCCAAATTACGAAAACGATTTCGTTAGAGGATTACGGGATCAAAAATGCCACAGTACATTATCAGCTTTCTCCGGAAGAATTACACAACAAAACTATAAAGCTTGGTCAGGGAGTTGAAAGCTCCTCTGGAGCTTTGGCTGTCAACACTGGTGAGTTTACAGGAAGATCGCCAAAAGACAGATTTATAGTAAAAGATGAGGTAACTAAAGATAAGGTATGGTGGGGAGATATTAATATTCCATTTGATACGAAAAAATTCGATAGTCTTTATAATAAGGTTGCCGAATATCTTGGGGATAAAGATGTGTATGCAAGAGATGCTTATGCTTGTGCAGATGAGAAATACCGATTGAATATTAGGGTTTTAAACGAATATCCGTGGTCAAACCTTTTTGCATTCAATATGTTTTTACGTCCTGAAAATCAAGAACTGGATAATTTTAAAGAAGATTGGTTGGTTCTGAATGCTCCAGGCTTTAAGGCCAATCCAGAAGTAGATGGTACAAGACAGGAAAATTTTGCTATTCTTAATTTTAGCAAAAAGATCGCTTTAATTGGTGGAACCGGCTATACCGGAGAGATTAAAAAAGGAATATTTTCTGCTTTAAATTTTGTGCTTCCCGTATACGAGAACACCTTACCTATGCATTGTTCAGCAAATGTTGGAGAAGATGGTGATACCGCAATTTTCTTCGGGCTGTCTGGAACAGGTAAAACTACGCTTTCTGCAGATCCTGAAAGAAAACTTATTGGAGATGACGAGCATGGGTGGACTAAAGAGAATACCATTTTCAATTTTGAAGGTGGATGCTATGCTAAGGTGATCAATTTATCTGAAGAGAACGAACCTGATATTTATAAGGCGATTAAACCGGGAGCTATTCTTGAGAATGTTGCCCTGGATGCTAACGGTGATGTAGATTTCGAAGATGTAACCATTACTCAGAATACAAGGGTAAGTTATCCGATAAACCATATTAACAATATTCAAAAACCTTCAACAGGGGAGAATCCAAAAAATATTTTTTTCTTAACGGCAGATGCATTTGGAGTACTGCCTCCTATTAGTAAGCTTACACCAGGACAGGCTGCATATCACTTTATTAGTGGATATACTGCAAAGGTGGCTGGAACTGAGGCAGGAGTAGATGAGCCTGTACCAAGTTTTTCAGCTTGCTTTGGAGCACCTTTTATGCCGCTTCATCCTACAGAATATGCAGAAATGCTTAGTAAGAAAATGAAAGCTGCAGATGTAAATGTTTGGTTGGTTAATACAGGTTGGACAGGTGGTCCTTATGGTGTTGGAAGCAGAATGAAGCTTAAATATACCCGGGAAATGATTAGTTCTGCCTTAGAAGGGAAGCTGGAAAATGTGGACTATGAGAAGCATAACATTTTCGGGCTGGAAATGCCAAAAACTTGTGAAGGGGTGCCTTCGGAAGTATTAAATCCCAGAAATACCTGGAAAGATCAGAATGCTTACGATCTTAAAGCAAAAGAGCTTTCAAATTTCTTCAGAAAGAACTTCAGGAAATTTGAAGAATATGCGAACGAAGAGATTATGAATGGAGCTCCAGTAGAGTAA